The following proteins are encoded in a genomic region of Fundidesulfovibrio soli:
- a CDS encoding amphi-Trp domain-containing protein, translated as MSEKTVFLNIEDTMLRYDAAVLMRQMADALAQGGFPAEGGCVAVGNEVKVECKGKLKTKEGGCKGSLKVEIAWAAQP; from the coding sequence ATGTCTGAAAAGACCGTTTTCTTGAACATCGAGGATACAATGCTGCGCTACGACGCCGCCGTGCTGATGCGCCAGATGGCCGACGCCCTGGCTCAGGGCGGGTTCCCCGCCGAGGGCGGCTGCGTGGCTGTGGGCAACGAAGTCAAGGTGGAGTGCAAGGGCAAGCTCAAGACCAAGGAAGGCGGCTGCAAAGGCTCTCTGAAGGTCGAGATCGCCTGGGCCGCCCAGCCCTGA
- a CDS encoding glycosyltransferase: MADNPAVHHHMLLERRGGAAAVARSLAKAQRDSSWEVSLSCEAQEPACEGIAPRDSLPAAVVTEPGRVGFDVPAGALVHVHATTDWAALLEGFLAAGRRPLLTVHDCSLFTGGCVYPLDCPLLEQGCPDPCPRGFADSGMTRAVKLELVRRLNPVLVSPSAWLARQLRQVWPDCRVKVVPNGVRVPLELEDRRAARAAFGIAPQARTALFLAHGGFRAAYKGGGRIETIISMVRELAPGTLGIVAGGDESRMAEGLAVIPYLEGDRLRSLMRAADVLVYPTLADNHPLVVLEAMAHGVPVAAYGVGGLPEQLADGVEGFVIRPGDEPALAGVCARLLSDPNLARGMGREARAKALRHFTTERMALDYWRIAEKMAAEAP; encoded by the coding sequence GTGGCTGACAATCCTGCCGTACACCACCACATGCTTCTGGAGCGGCGCGGAGGCGCGGCCGCCGTGGCCCGCTCTCTGGCGAAGGCCCAGCGCGACTCCTCCTGGGAGGTTAGCCTGAGTTGCGAAGCCCAGGAGCCGGCCTGCGAGGGGATCGCTCCCCGGGACAGCCTGCCCGCTGCGGTCGTGACCGAGCCAGGCAGGGTGGGCTTCGATGTTCCGGCGGGGGCATTGGTGCATGTGCATGCCACCACTGACTGGGCGGCCTTGCTGGAAGGGTTCCTGGCCGCAGGCAGAAGGCCCCTGCTCACCGTGCATGACTGTTCGCTGTTCACGGGCGGATGCGTCTATCCGTTGGATTGCCCCCTGCTGGAACAGGGCTGCCCCGACCCCTGCCCCAGGGGCTTCGCCGATTCCGGCATGACGCGGGCGGTGAAACTGGAGCTGGTGCGCAGGCTCAACCCGGTGCTGGTCTCCCCATCCGCCTGGCTTGCGCGGCAGCTGCGGCAGGTGTGGCCGGATTGCCGGGTCAAGGTGGTGCCCAACGGCGTGCGCGTGCCCCTGGAATTGGAGGATAGACGCGCCGCGCGGGCGGCCTTCGGCATCGCGCCCCAGGCCAGGACGGCGCTCTTCCTGGCTCACGGCGGCTTTCGCGCGGCCTACAAGGGCGGGGGGCGCATCGAGACCATTATTTCAATGGTCAGGGAACTGGCTCCCGGCACCCTGGGCATCGTCGCCGGCGGAGACGAGAGCCGCATGGCCGAGGGACTTGCGGTAATCCCTTATCTTGAGGGTGACAGGCTGCGCTCGCTCATGCGCGCCGCGGACGTGCTGGTGTACCCCACGCTGGCGGACAACCACCCGCTGGTGGTTCTTGAGGCCATGGCCCATGGCGTGCCCGTGGCCGCATATGGAGTGGGGGGCTTGCCCGAGCAGCTGGCGGACGGCGTGGAGGGATTCGTGATCCGGCCGGGTGACGAGCCCGCTCTGGCCGGTGTGTGCGCGCGGCTGCTCAGCGACCCGAACCTTGCCCGGGGCATGGGCCGGGAGGCCCGCGCCAAGGCGTTGCGCCACTTCACGACTGAGCGCATGGCCTTGGATTACTGGCGCATAGCAGAAAAAATGGCGGCGGAAGCCCCCTGA
- a CDS encoding glycosyltransferase family 4 protein: protein MAYRHALCFIGGMGTKRIWASLDPFFEQGPVMGRTQANAAFLDGLLRLDPYDAYRFYLPSRAACEALRAELMRRHPSLVEGGRVEVATRRSLPAALAADDHHVFHLSDCIMTPGFLAALRNARSGQIFPITSVTHSLSYARYGQDFLKHLSPCTSPRDAVVATSRAGAEVVRGYYRSLRDGYGLDPDRFPEPRVEHIPLGVDLGGYSPPDDAARQAARVGAGYGGETVFLVLARLCHSSKMDFLPILRAFQRVLRDGAPREGVRLVLAGWTDEEDWGRRALEDMARNIGLPFTVEERPSHERKLLLYAAADVFLSPSDNLQETFGLTLLEAQAMGLPVIASDFDGYRDLVRHEATGLLVPTTGLGVTSEVDLLAPLSFDNHTHLLLAQRLAVDVPTLAEAIARLAGDAGLRREMGLRARAGMAGYSWESIAARHVELWERLREQPAPRRGAPAHPVAVPYAAVFGSYPSHSLETSPPLVLSRLGNAVYRGQDFPVVYEGLEGVLPMESLRPLLVLARKPQPALALCERLCAADPLVREEQARALVLWCLKHDLLERSRG from the coding sequence ATGGCATATCGGCACGCCTTGTGCTTCATTGGCGGCATGGGAACAAAGCGCATATGGGCCAGCCTGGACCCCTTCTTCGAACAGGGGCCGGTCATGGGCAGGACGCAGGCCAACGCCGCCTTTCTCGACGGCTTGCTGCGCCTGGACCCCTATGACGCCTACCGCTTCTATCTGCCCTCCCGGGCGGCCTGCGAGGCTCTGAGGGCGGAGCTGATGCGGCGGCACCCCTCGCTTGTCGAGGGGGGCCGCGTCGAGGTTGCCACCCGCCGGAGCCTGCCTGCCGCACTTGCCGCCGACGATCACCACGTGTTCCACCTCTCTGACTGCATCATGACGCCGGGTTTTCTGGCCGCGCTGCGCAACGCCCGCTCCGGGCAAATTTTTCCCATCACCTCGGTCACGCATTCCCTGAGCTACGCCCGCTACGGCCAGGATTTCCTCAAGCACTTGAGCCCATGCACCAGCCCCCGCGACGCGGTGGTGGCCACCTCCAGGGCCGGGGCCGAGGTGGTGCGCGGCTACTACCGCAGCCTGCGCGACGGCTACGGGCTGGACCCGGATCGCTTCCCCGAGCCGCGGGTGGAACACATACCTCTCGGCGTTGACCTGGGCGGCTATTCCCCGCCGGACGACGCGGCCCGCCAGGCCGCCCGTGTCGGGGCGGGCTACGGCGGGGAGACGGTGTTTCTGGTGCTTGCCAGGCTCTGTCACAGCTCCAAGATGGATTTCCTGCCCATTCTACGGGCCTTCCAGCGCGTGCTCAGGGACGGCGCGCCCCGGGAGGGCGTGCGCCTGGTGCTGGCCGGGTGGACCGATGAGGAGGACTGGGGGCGGCGCGCCCTGGAGGACATGGCCCGCAACATCGGCCTGCCCTTCACCGTGGAGGAGCGGCCCAGCCATGAGCGGAAGTTGCTGCTTTACGCGGCCGCCGACGTCTTCCTGTCGCCCTCGGACAATCTGCAGGAGACCTTCGGGCTGACGCTCTTGGAGGCCCAGGCCATGGGCCTGCCGGTGATCGCCTCCGATTTCGACGGCTACCGCGACCTGGTGCGCCATGAGGCTACCGGCCTTCTGGTGCCCACAACGGGTCTGGGCGTCACCAGCGAGGTGGACCTGCTGGCCCCGCTCAGCTTCGACAACCACACGCACCTGCTGCTGGCCCAGCGTCTGGCGGTGGACGTTCCCACCCTGGCCGAGGCCATCGCCCGCCTGGCCGGCGACGCCGGTCTCAGGCGGGAAATGGGCCTGCGGGCCAGAGCCGGAATGGCTGGATACTCCTGGGAGTCCATCGCCGCGCGCCATGTGGAGCTCTGGGAAAGGCTTCGGGAGCAGCCCGCGCCCAGGCGGGGTGCTCCCGCGCACCCCGTGGCCGTGCCGTATGCAGCGGTGTTCGGGAGCTATCCCTCGCACAGCCTGGAGACTTCGCCGCCGCTGGTGCTCAGCCGTTTGGGCAACGCCGTGTACAGGGGGCAGGATTTCCCTGTGGTGTACGAAGGGCTTGAGGGCGTGCTGCCCATGGAGTCCCTGCGTCCTCTTCTGGTGCTGGCCCGCAAGCCTCAGCCCGCGCTCGCGCTCTGCGAACGGCTGTGCGCGGCGGACCCGCTGGTCCGTGAGGAGCAGGCCCGGGCCCTGGTGCTCTGGTGCCTCAAGCACGATCTTCTGGAGCGCAGCCGTGGCTGA
- a CDS encoding GGDEF domain-containing protein yields MRRGNRTELIWGLGLSEEFMKELEQALGSGYQMRNWPLNALPSKRDMDKTSPLTVWIPLSVWNALPPSSRRHLRDWELTQRVLILDGPHEGPDVEEILELGFLTALTPPVSANKIRDAVFRAKEVRGLYDDIFSMTREIMLERELLARKTDQIIFLNTVLTRASQSLEPSVILANAREDLSLLFPVHGLQGAFWQPGDDGRLVAELFLAPCHDQQSRQTWIDYLLASSTKLAGGPVDGFTVENLNQALPEDCLTLPSPQTTVLLPLKVAGSAFGCLAISKDKDLRLGKDHVTSLSAAANHLALALRNAMLFREVKTKADHDGLTLIHNRQSFDDKIAEELKRHQRYRQSLSLLLVDLDHFKSINDTLGHQAGDMVLKDIGAILEESCRETDFAARYGGEEFVVIMPQTNEDQAWVLAERLRRKIEHKSFLYADKQFQVTCSIGVATLTPGALSRKDELIRRADEALYLAKSNGRNMVCVSNVQDQKKVVGLVRQG; encoded by the coding sequence ATGCGACGCGGCAACCGTACCGAGCTCATCTGGGGCCTTGGCCTGAGCGAAGAATTCATGAAGGAACTGGAGCAGGCGCTCGGCTCCGGTTACCAGATGCGCAACTGGCCCCTGAACGCGCTGCCCTCCAAGCGCGACATGGACAAGACCAGCCCCTTGACGGTCTGGATTCCCTTGTCCGTGTGGAACGCCCTGCCGCCCTCCTCCCGCAGGCACCTGCGCGACTGGGAGCTCACCCAGCGAGTGCTGATCCTCGACGGCCCCCACGAAGGCCCAGACGTGGAAGAGATCCTGGAGCTGGGCTTCCTCACCGCGCTCACGCCGCCCGTCTCGGCCAACAAGATCCGCGACGCGGTGTTCAGGGCCAAGGAAGTTCGCGGCCTCTACGACGACATCTTCAGCATGACCCGCGAGATCATGCTCGAGCGCGAGCTTCTGGCACGCAAGACGGACCAGATCATCTTTCTGAACACCGTGCTCACCAGGGCCTCCCAGTCCCTGGAACCGAGCGTCATCCTGGCCAACGCCCGGGAGGACCTGAGCCTGCTCTTCCCCGTGCACGGCCTGCAGGGCGCTTTCTGGCAGCCCGGCGACGACGGCAGGCTTGTGGCTGAGCTGTTCCTGGCCCCCTGCCATGACCAGCAGAGCAGACAGACCTGGATCGACTACCTTCTGGCCAGCTCCACCAAGCTGGCCGGAGGCCCGGTGGACGGCTTCACGGTGGAAAACCTGAACCAGGCCCTTCCGGAGGACTGCCTCACCCTGCCCTCCCCGCAGACCACGGTGCTTTTGCCCCTCAAGGTGGCGGGGAGCGCCTTCGGCTGCCTGGCCATCAGCAAGGACAAGGACCTGCGCCTCGGCAAGGACCATGTCACCTCGCTCAGCGCGGCCGCCAACCATCTGGCCCTGGCCCTGCGCAACGCCATGCTCTTCCGCGAGGTCAAGACCAAGGCGGACCACGACGGGCTCACCCTCATCCATAATCGTCAATCCTTTGACGACAAGATCGCCGAAGAACTCAAGCGTCACCAGCGCTACCGGCAGAGCCTGAGCCTGCTGCTGGTCGACCTGGATCACTTCAAGTCCATCAACGACACCCTGGGCCACCAGGCGGGCGACATGGTGCTCAAGGACATTGGAGCCATCCTGGAGGAATCCTGCCGGGAGACCGACTTCGCGGCCCGCTACGGCGGCGAGGAGTTCGTGGTCATCATGCCGCAGACCAACGAGGACCAGGCCTGGGTGCTGGCAGAGCGCCTGCGCCGCAAGATCGAGCACAAGAGCTTCCTGTACGCCGACAAGCAGTTCCAGGTGACCTGCTCCATCGGCGTGGCCACGCTCACGCCGGGCGCGCTCTCCCGCAAGGACGAGCTGATCCGCAGGGCGGACGAGGCGCTCTACCTCGCCAAGTCCAACGGTCGCAATATGGTCTGCGTCTCCAACGTGCAGGACCAGAAAAAGGTGGTCGGACTCGTCCGTCAAGGTTGA